The following proteins are encoded in a genomic region of Nicotiana sylvestris chromosome 4, ASM39365v2, whole genome shotgun sequence:
- the LOC104221387 gene encoding agamous-like MADS-box protein AGL62 → MEKKNENEDWEKEIKKRSKGRQKIRIEKIANRNSLQVTFSKRRAGVFKKASELSALCGAEVAVIVESPAGKVYSFGNPCVDSVINRYETGGRDEDGFSAALRLQIEEESKKKYLEAMGILDKEKAVSVGDSGTNNWWEDLSLDNLGLQELQECMASMEVLKNNLLKRADDLANSSHDVLHQFGALPLHYYNYNLGGPSSN, encoded by the coding sequence ATGGAGAAGAAGAATGAGAATGAGGATTGGGAAAAGGAAATCAAGAAAAGGAGCAAAGGACGGCAAAAGATCAGAATAGAGAAAATAGCAAACAGAAACAGTTTACAAGTGACGTTCTCGAAGCGGCGGGCGGGGGTGTTCAAGAAAGCGAGCGAACTGAGCGCATTGTGCGGCGCTGAAGTTGCTGTCATTGTTGAATCTCCTGCTGGTAAAGTCTATTCCTTTGGAAACCCTTGTGTGGACTCTGTTATCAATCGCTACGAAACAGGAGGGCGTGATGAAGACGGGTTTAGTGCCGCTCTTAGGCTTCAAATTGAAGAAGAAAGTAAGAAGAAGTATTTGGAAGCAATGGGAATTTTGGACAAGGAGAAAGCTGTGAGTGTTGGTGATAGTGGGACTAATAATTGGTGGGAAGATTTGTCTTTGGACAATTTAGGGTTGCAAGAACTCCAAGAATGCATGGCTTCCATGGAAGTATTGAAGAACAATTTATTGAAAAGAGCTGATGATTTGGCCAATTCTTCTCATGATGTTTTGCACCAATTTGGAGCGCTTCCTCTTCACTATTATAATTATAATTTGGGAGGACCTTCTTCAAATTAA